One part of the Salinimonas iocasae genome encodes these proteins:
- a CDS encoding flagellin N-terminal helical domain-containing protein, producing the protein MALTVNTNVSSLNAQRQLMNSGNRLDQAFERLSSGFRINSAKDDAAGLQISNRLEGQINGLNQGIRNANDGISLAQTAEGAMDEITNSFQRVRTLASQAANGSNTDEDRLAIQEEMRSLMSEVNRIAEDTTFGGQNLLDGSYDASFQVGADANQTIGFSMKNVGGTAAANSLAGDGFTLSGIASIASAVTGDQLSALDTAAGTFAATFKATAISVSTQGNAQAVLAGMDSLIAVVDKKRAELGAVQNRFQSAINNQSNIAENLSAAKSRIKDADFAAETAKLTQNQILQQASQSILAQANQRPQAALSLLG; encoded by the coding sequence ATGGCTTTAACTGTAAATACTAATGTAAGTTCACTGAACGCACAGCGTCAGTTAATGAACTCTGGAAATCGTTTGGATCAAGCCTTTGAGCGGTTGTCTTCAGGTTTTCGGATCAACAGCGCGAAGGATGATGCAGCAGGCTTGCAGATTTCAAACCGTCTTGAAGGACAAATCAATGGTCTGAACCAGGGTATTCGTAATGCCAACGACGGTATTTCACTGGCACAGACTGCTGAAGGTGCAATGGATGAAATTACCAACTCATTTCAGCGTGTCAGAACGCTTGCCTCGCAGGCTGCTAATGGTTCTAACACTGATGAAGACCGCCTGGCGATTCAGGAAGAGATGCGCTCTCTAATGTCCGAGGTCAATCGTATTGCTGAAGATACAACCTTTGGTGGTCAAAATCTGTTGGATGGCTCATACGATGCAAGTTTCCAAGTAGGTGCAGATGCCAATCAAACTATCGGCTTTAGCATGAAAAACGTGGGCGGAACCGCCGCAGCAAACTCGCTGGCAGGGGATGGCTTCACACTGTCAGGTATTGCGTCCATTGCCAGTGCAGTGACTGGCGATCAGTTATCTGCTTTAGACACTGCAGCTGGTACGTTCGCAGCAACATTCAAAGCAACTGCAATAAGTGTTTCAACCCAGGGTAATGCACAAGCAGTTCTTGCTGGTATGGACAGTTTGATAGCAGTTGTTGACAAAAAACGTGCCGAGCTGGGTGCGGTTCAAAACCGTTTCCAATCTGCAATTAACAACCAGTCAAATATTGCTGAAAATCTGTCTGCTGCAAAATCGCGGATTAAAGATGCTGACTTTGCCGCTGAAACGGCAAAGCTGACGCAAAACCAGATTTTGCAACAGGCTTCTCAGTCTATTCTTGCTCAGGCTAATCAGCGTCCACAGGCCGCATTGAGCTTACTGGGCTAA
- a CDS encoding flagellin N-terminal helical domain-containing protein, which produces MALTVNTNVSSLNAQRQMMSSSNGLDQAFERLSSGFRINSAKDDAAGLQISNRLQSQIMGLDQGIRNANDGISLAQTAEGAMDEITNSFQRVRTLASQAANGSNTDEDRLAIQEEIRSLMTEVNRIAEDTTFGGQNLLDGSYDASFQVGADANQTIGFSMKNVGGTAAENTLTDGFTLSGIASIASAVSGDQLSALDTAAGSFAATFKATAISVSTQGNAQAVLAGMDSLIAVVDKKRAELGAVQNRFQSAINNQANISENLSAAKSRIKDADFAAETAKLTKNQILQQASQSILGQANQRPQAALSLLQG; this is translated from the coding sequence ATGGCTTTAACAGTTAACACTAACGTAAGTTCACTGAATGCACAGCGTCAAATGATGAGTTCATCAAATGGTCTGGATCAGGCTTTCGAGCGTCTGTCTTCAGGTTTCAGAATTAACAGCGCAAAAGATGACGCGGCAGGTCTGCAAATTAGTAACCGTTTGCAATCACAGATTATGGGCCTGGACCAGGGTATTCGTAACGCCAACGACGGTATCTCACTAGCGCAAACTGCTGAAGGTGCCATGGATGAGATTACTAACTCTTTCCAACGCGTAAGAACGCTGGCATCACAGGCTGCGAATGGTTCTAACACTGATGAAGACCGCTTGGCTATACAAGAAGAAATTCGCTCTTTAATGACCGAGGTAAATCGTATAGCTGAGGATACAACTTTTGGTGGTCAAAATCTGTTGGATGGCTCATACGATGCAAGTTTCCAGGTAGGTGCAGATGCTAATCAGACTATCGGCTTTAGCATGAAGAACGTGGGCGGAACCGCTGCAGAAAACACGCTGACGGATGGCTTTACTCTATCCGGTATTGCGTCTATTGCCAGTGCCGTGAGTGGCGATCAGTTATCTGCTTTAGATACCGCAGCTGGTTCGTTTGCAGCAACATTTAAAGCAACTGCAATTAGTGTTTCAACCCAGGGTAATGCACAAGCAGTTCTAGCAGGTATGGATAGCTTAATTGCGGTAGTTGATAAAAAGCGCGCTGAATTGGGTGCTGTACAAAACCGGTTCCAATCGGCAATCAATAACCAGGCTAATATCTCCGAGAACTTGTCAGCCGCGAAGTCCCGCATAAAAGATGCTGACTTTGCTGCTGAAACAGCGAAACTGACAAAAAACCAGATTCTGCAGCAGGCATCGCAGTCTATCCTGGGTCAGGCAAATCAACGCCCACAGGCTGCTCTTAGCTTATTACAGGGTTAA
- the fliS gene encoding flagellar export chaperone FliS has product MSLRGINAYKKGNVKQDISAADPHRLTLLLFQGALDRIAYAKGAIERSDFEAKSENISKAVSILIYLRDTLDMDVGGEVAENMYALYSYMIEKVNDALLSNNIAPLEETYALLEPIRTAWVQIPEADKQEAYARRAG; this is encoded by the coding sequence ATGTCTTTACGAGGTATCAACGCATACAAAAAAGGTAACGTTAAGCAGGATATTTCCGCTGCTGATCCGCACCGTCTGACGTTGTTATTGTTTCAGGGAGCGCTGGATCGTATTGCCTATGCTAAAGGTGCTATAGAGCGAAGTGACTTTGAGGCTAAATCAGAAAATATTTCGAAAGCGGTGTCAATCTTAATATATCTGCGAGATACGCTGGATATGGACGTTGGCGGAGAAGTTGCAGAAAATATGTACGCGCTCTACAGCTACATGATTGAGAAAGTAAATGATGCGCTACTAAGCAATAATATCGCGCCTTTAGAAGAAACCTACGCACTACTCGAACCTATCCGCACAGCGTGGGTACAAATACCTGAAGCCGACAAACAGGAAGCTTACGCGCGTCGGGCAGGGTAA
- the flgL gene encoding flagellar hook-associated protein FlgL codes for MRISTNQLYDRNIRAIMDNQRGLSETQNELSTGKKLNKPSDDPVGASKVIRLTEELDKLKQYQRNNDFLVNALEQQEVVFESINNTATRARTLILQAGSGALNNSDREAIGIELGQIRDEMLGLMNTQDANGNYIFGGHQSQQQPFVFNGGATDAISYQGDNGFNTVKLADGVDVQRSVSGQEAFENVLARRNFSIVNTPTAVVENSGIDSQKTFDAFSKANYDPVTPANNTFRLEITGPNQVTLTNPAQGVTVGSATFTPSEPFSIQGMTFTLSGSPGDAVEFALDPPQKKNIAETLHDISSILMDDSLSSKEISNALDDALIGLDNGVERVAQERSSVGGRLNLASSMYQTNVDLEIEAKKVRSSIEDVDFAEAATELTKRETALNAAYSSFGKVTGLSLFNYIK; via the coding sequence ATGCGTATTTCTACTAACCAACTTTACGACAGAAATATTCGTGCAATCATGGATAATCAGCGCGGGTTATCTGAAACGCAGAATGAATTAAGTACGGGTAAAAAATTAAATAAACCATCGGATGATCCTGTTGGCGCTTCAAAAGTTATCCGACTGACGGAAGAACTCGATAAGCTCAAGCAATATCAACGTAACAATGATTTTCTGGTTAATGCCCTGGAACAACAGGAAGTGGTTTTCGAGAGTATAAACAATACCGCGACGCGCGCACGAACACTGATTTTGCAAGCGGGCTCAGGCGCTTTAAACAACAGTGACAGAGAAGCTATTGGAATAGAGTTGGGCCAGATAAGAGATGAGATGCTGGGTCTCATGAATACGCAGGATGCAAATGGTAACTATATTTTCGGTGGTCATCAGTCTCAACAACAGCCTTTTGTCTTTAATGGTGGGGCAACCGATGCAATCTCTTATCAGGGAGACAATGGCTTCAACACCGTTAAACTTGCTGATGGGGTGGATGTTCAGCGCTCGGTAAGCGGGCAGGAAGCGTTTGAAAATGTGCTGGCAAGACGTAATTTTAGTATTGTAAATACGCCTACTGCAGTAGTGGAAAATAGCGGCATCGACAGTCAGAAAACATTCGATGCATTTAGTAAAGCGAATTACGATCCTGTTACGCCAGCGAACAATACGTTTCGGCTTGAGATAACCGGCCCAAACCAGGTCACACTGACCAATCCCGCTCAGGGTGTAACGGTGGGTAGTGCAACGTTTACGCCGTCTGAGCCATTTTCAATCCAGGGCATGACATTTACCTTAAGCGGCAGTCCGGGGGACGCCGTTGAATTTGCTCTTGATCCGCCCCAGAAAAAGAATATTGCCGAAACACTGCACGATATATCTTCTATTCTCATGGATGACTCGCTTTCATCAAAAGAGATTAGCAATGCGCTTGATGATGCTTTGATAGGCCTGGATAACGGCGTCGAAAGAGTCGCCCAGGAACGCTCTTCGGTGGGGGGCAGGTTAAATCTGGCCAGCTCGATGTATCAGACTAATGTTGATTTGGAAATAGAAGCTAAAAAGGTGCGTTCATCTATCGAAGATGTGGATTTTGCCGAAGCAGCTACCGAACTGACGAAACGTGAGACAGCATTAAACGCTGCCTATTCTTCTTTCGGCAAAGTGACAGGTTTGTCACTGTTCAATTACATCAAATAA
- the flgK gene encoding flagellar hook-associated protein FlgK: MIDLFSIASSGVNASNKLLQTTSNNIANVNTEGYVREQTVFTNLNTQGAGRGTTERVINTFAQNQLRRDITAVGELEAFKQKTSAIDNLLASEANALSTGLSQFFSALQTAADDPTNLASRESVLGEAQGLLHRMSTSSDYLLAKEEELNLEFDAQVSQANELIQNIGDLNQKILSMQGASNDQPNTLLNERDKAINQLAEMMSIEVRENKNGTKAVNLSSGESVVLENGGFNIFELKTGADTGHKHLQLAFNMVDNQPQASVPITEGKLGGSLGGLFRFRNEVLSPAQRDIGQIAVAMADAVNQQNRLGMDMDMQLGTDIFNLPELTGLNFDNSDNSLTMAGRFTPGKGTEVTDADLKITVQSVDGAGAPLTFDVQMLNADGSAKLDENGAPVVHTGLSVTAGGYTEIPGGVEITFDSAGPYAADDAFLLQPTKASASSLSLATQRPEDLAFAAPLRAEAAAANLGDAKVSAVNITNTQYDVSAFNGAGGIATPPSAGTEAPVKVVFTSATDFNVLDSSDNILATATVGNNYNDLLKQAGFGADYPGYDFSLSGQPAAGDAFDLGYNTQGINDNTNAVKLAEIQKKGVVQLSTNTAGQPRSLHDAYSSLVGRVGEKSATADVSLQAAEAMKNQSQSWFDSVSGVSLDEEAANLIRYQQSYAAAARILSTAQELFDTILSAAR, encoded by the coding sequence ATGATTGATTTATTTTCTATTGCCAGCAGCGGTGTAAATGCCAGTAACAAGCTTCTGCAAACTACTTCCAACAACATTGCCAACGTCAACACTGAAGGCTACGTTCGCGAACAGACTGTTTTTACCAACCTGAATACTCAGGGGGCCGGTCGGGGGACCACCGAGCGCGTAATAAACACGTTTGCCCAAAACCAGTTACGCCGTGACATAACCGCCGTGGGCGAACTTGAAGCGTTCAAACAAAAAACCAGTGCTATCGATAATCTGCTGGCGAGTGAGGCGAATGCGTTATCCACCGGCCTTAGCCAGTTTTTCTCTGCGTTACAAACCGCGGCAGACGATCCTACCAATCTGGCCTCGCGCGAGTCGGTATTAGGTGAGGCACAGGGCTTGCTCCATCGCATGTCTACTTCTTCAGATTACCTGCTGGCTAAAGAAGAAGAACTTAATCTTGAGTTTGATGCGCAGGTCAGTCAGGCCAATGAACTGATTCAGAATATCGGCGATTTGAACCAGAAAATACTCAGCATGCAGGGCGCCAGCAACGATCAGCCCAATACCTTATTGAACGAGCGTGATAAGGCCATCAACCAGCTGGCCGAGATGATGTCTATCGAGGTTCGGGAAAATAAAAACGGCACTAAGGCGGTTAATTTAAGCTCCGGTGAATCGGTGGTGCTTGAAAACGGCGGCTTCAATATATTCGAGCTGAAAACAGGCGCCGATACCGGCCATAAACATCTTCAGCTGGCGTTTAATATGGTCGACAATCAGCCTCAGGCCTCCGTTCCCATTACAGAAGGTAAGCTGGGAGGCAGCCTGGGTGGCCTGTTTCGTTTTCGCAATGAAGTATTAAGCCCGGCGCAGCGTGATATCGGGCAAATAGCCGTGGCCATGGCCGATGCGGTTAATCAGCAGAATCGTCTTGGTATGGATATGGACATGCAATTGGGCACAGATATATTCAATCTGCCTGAACTTACCGGTCTGAACTTTGATAATTCTGACAACAGCCTGACGATGGCGGGTCGCTTCACGCCCGGCAAAGGCACCGAAGTGACTGATGCCGATTTGAAAATCACGGTTCAATCGGTAGATGGGGCGGGCGCACCGCTAACTTTTGATGTGCAGATGCTCAATGCCGATGGGTCGGCAAAGCTTGATGAAAACGGCGCGCCGGTTGTTCATACGGGTCTGAGCGTTACCGCAGGCGGTTATACAGAAATTCCCGGCGGCGTTGAAATCACATTCGATTCAGCAGGGCCATACGCAGCAGATGATGCCTTTTTACTGCAACCAACGAAGGCTTCAGCTTCATCGCTGTCACTGGCCACGCAGCGCCCAGAAGATTTAGCGTTCGCCGCACCATTGCGGGCTGAAGCCGCGGCAGCCAATTTAGGCGATGCTAAAGTCTCAGCGGTAAACATCACCAATACGCAATACGATGTCTCCGCCTTTAATGGCGCTGGTGGCATAGCCACTCCGCCCAGTGCAGGCACTGAAGCGCCGGTTAAGGTGGTTTTTACCTCGGCAACAGATTTTAACGTGCTTGATAGCTCCGACAACATATTGGCTACGGCTACTGTTGGCAATAATTATAATGACCTGCTCAAGCAAGCAGGCTTTGGTGCCGATTACCCTGGGTATGATTTCTCACTCAGCGGTCAGCCTGCAGCAGGTGACGCGTTTGACCTGGGTTACAACACGCAGGGTATTAACGACAATACTAACGCTGTAAAGCTGGCAGAAATTCAGAAAAAAGGCGTGGTACAGTTAAGTACTAATACTGCCGGTCAGCCTCGAAGTCTGCACGATGCTTACTCGTCGCTGGTGGGCAGGGTGGGTGAAAAGTCCGCCACTGCTGATGTCTCACTGCAGGCAGCAGAGGCGATGAAAAATCAGTCTCAGTCGTGGTTTGATTCGGTATCAGGGGTAAGTCTTGATGAAGAGGCGGCAAACCTGATTCGCTATCAGCAATCGTATGCGGCGGCAGCGCGGATCCTATCTACCGCGCAGGAACTTTTTGATACTATTTTATCGGCGGCCAGGTAA
- the flgJ gene encoding flagellar assembly peptidoglycan hydrolase FlgJ gives MDTLHTRNQMEMARNVHDVSSLNNLREAIAKGEDQSALQETAKQFEAIFVQMMLKSMRKAQEAMADEDSPFNSQQVKFYRDMHDQQLAVDLSSNGGMGLADLIVKQLGQNNPDYTSASVIRGDGNLSSINREAVNNVQRAQDVVLPDKSVSDNPPPVTPAYKAPIAADQKAFIEALYPHAQKAAEKLGGDPKAIIAQAAVETGWGQYVIHDGNGTPSYNLFGIKADKGWQGKQAVVDTLEFDKGMPAKQKAAFRAYGSIDEAMQDYVSFLQSSPRYEKAVAESQDSQAYFNALQQAGYATDPAYADKLMSVYRGSTLNGFQP, from the coding sequence ATGGATACGCTGCACACCCGTAATCAAATGGAAATGGCGCGAAATGTTCATGATGTAAGTAGTCTGAACAACCTGCGTGAGGCGATTGCCAAAGGCGAAGATCAAAGCGCTTTGCAGGAGACGGCCAAACAATTTGAAGCGATTTTTGTGCAGATGATGCTTAAATCCATGCGCAAGGCGCAGGAGGCTATGGCAGATGAAGACAGCCCGTTTAATTCCCAGCAGGTTAAATTCTATCGCGATATGCACGACCAGCAACTTGCTGTTGATTTAAGTTCAAACGGTGGCATGGGCCTGGCTGATTTGATTGTCAAACAGCTGGGACAGAATAATCCTGATTATACCTCTGCCAGCGTCATTCGCGGCGATGGAAATCTATCATCTATTAACCGCGAAGCGGTTAATAATGTTCAGCGCGCTCAGGATGTGGTGTTACCCGACAAATCAGTATCTGATAACCCGCCACCTGTGACCCCCGCTTATAAAGCGCCAATCGCGGCTGACCAGAAAGCATTTATCGAAGCGTTGTACCCACATGCGCAAAAAGCAGCTGAAAAGCTGGGGGGCGATCCTAAAGCAATTATCGCCCAGGCTGCGGTTGAAACCGGGTGGGGGCAGTATGTGATCCACGATGGTAATGGCACGCCATCTTACAACCTCTTTGGCATTAAAGCGGATAAAGGTTGGCAGGGAAAGCAGGCCGTGGTGGACACGCTGGAATTTGACAAAGGAATGCCTGCTAAACAAAAAGCGGCGTTTCGTGCTTACGGCTCTATTGATGAAGCGATGCAGGATTATGTCAGCTTTTTGCAATCCAGTCCGCGCTATGAAAAGGCAGTGGCTGAGAGTCAGGATAGTCAGGCCTATTTCAATGCATTACAGCAAGCGGGTTATGCAACGGATCCGGCATATGCTGACAAACTCATGTCAGTCTACCGGGGCAGTACACTTAATGGCTTTCAGCCTTAA
- a CDS encoding flagellar basal body P-ring protein FlgI, whose translation MKAVNVFFALVMLLVATQASAQRIKDVASIQGVRSNQLIGYGLVVGLPGTGEQSPFTEQSFRTMLTNFGISLDPNTKPKIKNVAAVAVHAELPAFTKPGQTIDVTVSSVGEASSLQGGTLLQTFLKGVDGKVYAVAQGSLVVSGFGAQGNDGSKIVINTPTVGRIPNGALVEQAVPSGFAAGDSLTLNLHYPDFTTAKRLADTINQRLGADPEKGYSIATPMDAASVKVTAPRDAGQRVGFLAVLENFEFEAAEAPARVVINSRTGTIVIGQDVRLLPAAITHGGLTVTISENQQVSQPNAFADGNTAVTAQSIVDVDLADSRMFKFEPGVTLDQLVRAVNEVGAAPGDLMAILEALRQAGALRGELVVI comes from the coding sequence ATGAAAGCGGTAAACGTATTTTTCGCCCTGGTAATGTTACTTGTAGCAACACAGGCGTCAGCGCAGCGTATTAAAGATGTCGCCAGTATTCAGGGCGTGCGCTCAAATCAGCTTATTGGCTATGGTCTGGTTGTGGGATTACCCGGCACCGGCGAACAAAGCCCTTTTACCGAGCAAAGCTTTCGCACCATGCTGACAAACTTCGGTATCAGTCTGGATCCGAACACTAAGCCAAAAATTAAGAATGTGGCTGCCGTTGCTGTACACGCTGAATTACCCGCTTTTACCAAACCCGGACAAACGATTGATGTCACCGTTTCATCAGTGGGTGAAGCGAGTAGCCTGCAGGGCGGAACGCTGCTGCAAACTTTCTTGAAAGGTGTAGATGGTAAGGTCTACGCAGTGGCCCAGGGCAGTCTGGTCGTCAGTGGATTCGGCGCGCAGGGCAACGACGGTTCAAAAATTGTAATCAACACGCCCACCGTTGGCAGAATTCCTAATGGTGCTCTGGTCGAGCAAGCCGTTCCCAGCGGTTTTGCTGCCGGCGACTCACTCACGCTGAATTTGCATTACCCCGATTTTACGACAGCGAAACGTCTTGCGGATACTATCAACCAGCGTCTGGGTGCGGATCCTGAAAAAGGTTACAGTATCGCAACGCCTATGGATGCGGCTTCAGTGAAAGTTACAGCTCCCCGGGACGCCGGACAGCGAGTGGGATTTCTGGCGGTACTTGAGAATTTCGAATTTGAAGCTGCAGAGGCGCCGGCCCGTGTGGTCATTAATAGCCGTACAGGGACGATTGTTATTGGCCAGGATGTCAGGCTGTTGCCTGCAGCCATTACGCACGGCGGCCTGACAGTGACTATCTCTGAAAATCAGCAGGTGTCTCAGCCCAATGCCTTTGCTGATGGTAATACAGCAGTTACAGCACAATCTATTGTTGATGTTGATTTAGCTGACAGCAGAATGTTTAAGTTCGAGCCGGGCGTCACGCTTGACCAGCTTGTCAGAGCGGTTAACGAGGTAGGCGCCGCGCCGGGTGATTTAATGGCAATTTTAGAAGCATTGCGTCAGGCTGGCGCACTGCGTGGCGAGCTGGTGGTGATCTGA
- the flgH gene encoding flagellar basal body L-ring protein FlgH — MRIFVAVISVLVLAGCNSTPKPPVQANDPSFAPVVPNIPREHIAEDGALFKPYMANSLYSDVTARRVGDIITVTLRENTNATKSAGTTTSKETGVDVQPIIGLGGNAVNIGGESIQLGVNAANEFAGDAQANQRNSLSGAISVTVVDVLPNQNLVIRGEKWLTLNQGDEYIRLTGIIRPADISPENEIVSTKVANARIQYSGTGSFARAQEKGWLTQFFASQYWPF; from the coding sequence ATGCGTATTTTCGTAGCGGTTATCAGTGTTTTGGTTCTGGCGGGGTGTAACAGTACTCCTAAGCCTCCGGTTCAGGCTAACGACCCGTCGTTTGCGCCGGTTGTGCCTAATATTCCTCGCGAGCACATTGCCGAAGATGGCGCACTGTTTAAACCTTACATGGCAAATAGCCTGTATTCAGATGTTACCGCCCGTCGGGTAGGTGACATTATCACTGTAACATTGCGCGAAAATACGAACGCCACAAAGTCTGCCGGGACGACAACGTCAAAGGAAACTGGCGTTGATGTACAACCAATTATCGGGTTGGGCGGTAACGCAGTAAACATCGGAGGCGAGTCCATACAGCTTGGCGTAAACGCAGCCAATGAATTTGCCGGTGATGCTCAGGCGAATCAGCGTAATAGCCTCTCTGGCGCTATTTCAGTAACGGTAGTGGATGTTCTGCCAAACCAGAATCTGGTGATTCGCGGTGAAAAATGGCTGACCCTGAATCAGGGCGACGAGTACATTCGTTTAACCGGCATCATCAGACCGGCGGATATCAGCCCGGAAAATGAAATTGTTTCTACCAAGGTCGCCAATGCCAGAATTCAGTATAGCGGTACCGGTAGCTTCGCCCGGGCGCAGGAAAAAGGCTGGCTTACGCAGTTTTTTGCCTCGCAATACTGGCCGTTTTAA
- the flgG gene encoding flagellar basal-body rod protein FlgG — translation MHPALWISKTGLDAAQTDVSVVSNNLANASTVGFKKDRAVFEDLLYQNINQPGGRSSADTERPSGLMLGSGSKVVATQKAHTQGNIQSTENSLDMSIQGRGYFEILQPDGSIAYTRNGQFSLNDQGQIVTAGAGFLLQPEITVPEDAQQISISQDGEVSASMRGQAEPQVLGQINVADFINPTGLQPTGQNLFVETASSGAPIQGVPGLQGLGTISQGTLETSNVNVTEELVNLIESQRLYEMNSKVISSVDQMLGQVIQQL, via the coding sequence ATGCATCCGGCATTGTGGATTAGTAAGACAGGTCTAGACGCTGCACAAACCGATGTTTCGGTGGTTTCAAACAACCTGGCCAACGCATCAACAGTAGGCTTTAAGAAAGATCGCGCGGTATTTGAAGACTTGCTGTACCAGAACATTAACCAGCCAGGCGGCCGCTCTTCGGCAGATACAGAGCGTCCTTCAGGACTGATGCTGGGCTCAGGCTCTAAAGTTGTGGCGACGCAAAAAGCGCATACACAGGGGAATATCCAGAGCACAGAAAACTCTTTAGACATGTCAATCCAGGGCCGCGGATACTTTGAGATTCTGCAACCCGACGGGTCGATAGCGTATACGCGTAATGGTCAGTTCTCATTAAATGATCAGGGGCAGATCGTTACCGCCGGTGCAGGTTTTCTTTTGCAGCCAGAAATTACCGTGCCTGAAGATGCGCAGCAAATTTCTATTTCACAGGATGGCGAGGTGTCTGCATCCATGCGTGGTCAGGCAGAGCCACAGGTACTGGGTCAAATTAATGTCGCCGACTTTATCAACCCTACTGGTCTGCAACCAACGGGTCAGAACCTGTTTGTAGAAACCGCTTCCAGCGGCGCGCCGATTCAGGGCGTGCCTGGCCTGCAGGGGCTGGGCACAATTTCTCAGGGTACCCTTGAGACCTCCAACGTGAATGTTACCGAAGAACTGGTAAACCTTATTGAGAGCCAGCGTCTTTATGAGATGAACTCAAAAGTGATTTCATCAGTTGACCAGATGCTTGGTCAGGTTATTCAACAGCTATAA
- a CDS encoding flagellar basal body rod protein FlgF gives MDKLLYIAASGAKQDLLATGVRANNLANAQTTGFKAQLEQARAMPAYGEGLPTRVFSMTESPSNNYEGGAMVQTGRELDVAIQGNGWFAMQGADGKEALSRDGSFQLGPDGVLTDMHGNIAMGDNGPIYLPVPLDNLNIASDGTISVRPVGAPETVSQEVGRLKLVNPDLNSIQRGADGLFHTKDGAVLNADPQVQVRAGMVEGSNVNAVDEMVDMISLQRHYEMQVKMMKKADELSTRGNMLLRIL, from the coding sequence ATGGATAAACTTCTGTATATCGCTGCAAGCGGCGCCAAACAAGACCTTCTGGCCACTGGTGTCAGAGCCAATAATCTGGCGAATGCGCAGACCACAGGCTTTAAAGCGCAGCTTGAACAGGCAAGGGCAATGCCGGCGTACGGCGAAGGTTTGCCGACTCGCGTGTTTTCAATGACCGAAAGTCCGTCAAATAACTACGAAGGTGGTGCGATGGTGCAGACGGGACGGGAACTTGACGTTGCTATTCAGGGCAACGGCTGGTTTGCCATGCAGGGCGCTGACGGTAAAGAAGCATTGTCGCGCGACGGGAGCTTCCAGCTGGGGCCTGACGGAGTTTTGACGGACATGCATGGCAATATCGCCATGGGTGACAATGGCCCGATTTATTTACCGGTACCGCTGGATAATCTCAATATCGCGTCTGACGGCACTATTTCGGTTCGTCCAGTGGGCGCACCGGAAACGGTTTCTCAGGAAGTCGGGCGATTAAAGTTGGTGAACCCTGATTTAAACAGTATTCAACGCGGTGCTGATGGTTTATTCCATACCAAAGACGGAGCGGTGCTCAACGCTGATCCGCAGGTGCAGGTTCGCGCTGGCATGGTTGAAGGGTCGAACGTGAATGCGGTCGATGAAATGGTCGATATGATTAGCCTGCAAAGACACTACGAAATGCAGGTCAAGATGATGAAAAAGGCGGATGAGTTATCAACCCGCGGCAACATGTTATTAAGAATTCTGTAA